In Caloranaerobacter sp. TR13, the sequence GCTGGATATAAGTATTAAAGAAATAGAATCTGATAGAGTAAAGTATGCGCAATTAACTTCAGAGAAATTTGGAGTTATTACAGTTTTAAAGGGAGCAAATACAGTAATCAGTAGTGAAGAAGGTAAAATTTATATCAATACTACTGGCAATCCAGGTATGGCAACAGCAGGGAGTGGAGATGTTTTAACAGGTATAATTACAAGTTTTATAGGTCAAGGTATTGAATGTTTAGCTGCAACAGTTGCAGGAGTTTACGTACATGGCTTGGCTGGGGATTTAGCTAAGTATGAAAAAGGTGAATATGGTTTAATTGCTACAGATGTTTTAGAACATATTCCTTATTCTATAAAGTCTTTAATTTATAATTCATAAGGAAATTATATTTCTTATCAAATATTTGCCTGGGGTTGATGAGATGAGGCGTATTGTTTTATTGCTACTATCAATTGTTTTGTTTTTAACTGCTTGTAGTGAAATGACAGATGAAGAAATCTTTTATCAAATACAAAAGAAGTATAACAGAATGGAAAGTTATAGTTGTGTTGCTAAAATAATAATTAATGGAGGTAAAGAACCAAAAAAATATAAGGCAAAACAAATTTTTAAGAGACCAAATAAGTACATAATACAAATAATAGAACCTGAAGAAAGCAAAGGAATAACAACAATATACAATGGAGAACAGGCTTGGATTTATCATCCTCAAATAGAGCAATCTATACTGATAAGAGACTATAAAGATTCCCCGAATGAAAATATGTTTGTAGGCTACTTTTTAAAAAATCTTAACACAACAGAAATGGCTAATCTTGAATCAGAAAAGATAGATAATAATGATTATTTAATAATTACAACTATGATTCCAGGTAATAATAAATACAGAATGTATCAAAAACTATGGGTAGATAAAAAGACTTACTTACCATATAAATTATACATACTGGACAAAGATAAAAATATTACGACTGAGATTTATTATTCAGATTTTTTATATAACTTTGATATAAAAGATGAAAAATTTGAAGTTTATGCTTTGAAAAATTGATAAAAGTGATAAAATTTAATTAGAGGAATTTAATAAGAATTTTCTATAAATTTATAAAATTCTACAAACTTCGAGAAAAAGATTTAGTTAAGCACGAAGACAAAGGGGGAGCAATGGATGTCATCCTTAACTAACATAAGACCAGTATGGGCTGAGATTAACTTAGATAACTTAGCACATAATATAAGGGAAGTAAAAAGAGTAGTTAAAGAGGGGACTTTAATAACTGCAGTAGTTAAAGCAGATGCTTATGGACACGGAGCTATTAAAGTGGCAGAAACTTTTCTTAATAATGGTGCTGATAGATTAGCTGTAGCTACATTATCAGAAGCTATGGAGTTGAGAAATTCTGGATTTGAAGTTCCTATACTTATATTAGGCTATACTCCTGAATATCAATTTGAAAAAGTTATTGATTATGATATAACTCAGACAATTTATACTTATGAACACGCAATAGCATTTTCCAAAGCAGCTGAAAAATTAGGTAAAACCGGTATAATTCATATTAAAATTGACACTGGCATGAGTAGATTAGGTTTTCAGGTTAAGGATAATACAATAAAACAGATTAGTGAAATCTGTAAACTTCCGCATATCCAAGTAGAAGGCATTTTTACACATTTTGCAGTTGCTGATGGAAAAGATAAAACATTTACAAGAGAACAGTTTAATAAGTTCCAGAAATTGATTGAAGAATTAGAGGATATTGGGATAAAAATACCTATTAAACATGTATCAAATAGTGCAGCAATAATAGATTTACCAGAGTATAATCTTGATATGGTTAGAGCAGGAATTATGTTATATGGGCTTTATCCATCGGATGATGTTAATAAATCAAATGTTCAACTGAAACCTGCTATGACTTTAAAAGCAAAAATATCAAATTTAAAAACAGTACCTAAGGGAACAGGTATTAGTTATGGGCTTACTTATGTTACAGAAAATGAATCTAAGATAGGAACATTGCCAATAGGATATGCTGATGGGTTTACTAGAATTCTTACAGGAAAAGCAGAAGTTGTGGTGAAAGATAAAAAAGTTAAAGTTATTGGTAGAATATGTATGGACCAATGTATGATAGACTTAACTGAAGTGGATGATGTAAATATAGGAGATGAAGTAGTACTATTTGGTGACGGTATAAATTCTCTGCACATTGATGAAGTAGCTAGAAAACTTGGTACAATAAACTATGAGATAATATGTATGGTAAGTAGAAGAGTTCCTAGAGTTTATTTAAAAAATGGGGAAATAGTAGAAGTAATTGATTATTTGTTATAGATTCATCATCAAGTTTTTCATTAAAGTTTTGTAATACTAGATTTTATTTTCAATTATGTAGTTTTATTTTGTCTATAACTTGAGTTAACAAAATATTGTTAACTTGCTATATAGTTTTATTGACACTTTTATAAATAATAATATATAATCTAGTATATGTTGCTTTATATAAGAATATATTAAAATATAGATACTTTAGAAGACAGATGAATATAGAGGTCCCTAGGTATGGAGGTGCTCAAATGGCCGAAACAAAAAGAATTATGATAAGTTTACCTAATAGCTTGTTAGAGGAAATTGATGGTATTATTTCAATAGAGAAAAAAAATAGAAGTGAGTTTATAAGGGAGGCCATGAGACTTTACATTAGAGAAAGGAAAAAAATGGAGATAAGAGAAAAACTTAAATCAGGGTACATGGAAATGAGTCATATTAACTTAAATTTAGCTGAAGTTGGCTTTGAAGAAGATGTTAGAGAGTTGTTTAATTATGAGGCTAAATTGACAGGAAGTGAATAGAATGATTGTAAAGAGAGGAGATATATATTATGCTGACCTTAGCCCTGTTATCGGTTCAGAGCAGGGAGGGGTAAGGCCTGTTTTGGTTATTCAAAATGATATAGGCAATAAGTATAGCCCTACTGTTATAGTGGCAGCAATAACTTCTCAAATCAATAAAGCCAAGTTACCAACTCATATAGAAATCAGTGCTACAGATTTTGGACTTCCCAAAGATTCAGTAGTCTTATTAGAACAAATTAGAACAATTGACAAGAAAAGGCTTAGAGAAAAAGTTGGTTTTTTTGATGAAGATATGATGGAAAGAGTTAATGAATGTTTAAAAATCAGTTTAGGACTGATTGATTTTTAGAATTGTAAATAAGCGACTTTTGGTCGCTTTTTTTAATTATCGACAATATTTCCTGGGAAATTGAAAAATAAAATATATTATGACAGGATTCTTGAAAAAATAGTCGAATGTATAATAAGGGAGGGATTTTAATGCTGCAAAAAATAAAGAGGAGAAAAACTTTAATATACGCAATAACTGTTGGAACAGCTTTTTTTGTATTTGTTGGAATAGGAAAAGCTGCATTGAATGAACCAGGATCGTTAGAAGATCCTTTAGTTACACAGAGTTATGTTGAGAAACGTATTGAGCAAATTAAATTTTATATAGACCAGAAAATTAAAGAAGTTTATGAAAGAGTAAACCTAAATACTACAAATGTACAAGCTTTAATTCAAGAAAATCAAGAGTTGAAGAAAAGATTATCTCAATTAGAAGAAAATAAAAATATAGCAATTCCGAAGTTAGAAGTTGTTGAATTAAGAAATGGCCAAAAACTTATAGGTAAAGCAGGAACCGAAATTATTTTAAGAGGTGGAAAAGCTAAAGCTATAGCTGGAGAATTAGGTGGGCTGTCTGATGTTACTGGAGCAGTAGATATAAAAATGGATCAGAATATTCCACCAAATCATCTTTTGATAATTCCAAGAGATGATGGAAGAGGAGTCTATGTAGATGAGTATGCTATATTCATGGTTAGAGGTGAATATGAGATAAAATAAATTTTTTAAATGGATGTTAGACTGTAAATTAGGAGCTGTGGAGTATGCAGCTCTTTTAATATGAAAAATTGCAGGTTAAGTTAATAATAGAAAGTGCTATGCTATTGTGTTATAATAATATAGATATTTGAGACATTACCTGAAAGGAGGAAGCTCTCATAGAGAGCTACTGGTATATGAAAGTACTTCATTTGATAAGTGGCGGTGATACTGGCGGAGCAAAAACACACGTATTATCTTTGGTTAAAGAACTAAATAAAAAGATAGACGTAAAATTGATTTGTTTTCTGGAAGATGAATTTTATTATGAAGGAAAATCTTTAGGTATAGATATAGAGGTTTTTAAGCAGAAAAAAAGATATGATTTGTCAGTTATTAAAAGGTTAAGGGATATTATTATAAATTATGATTATGATATCATACATTGTCATGGAGCCAGAGCAAATTTTGTTGGTATGATATTAAAGAAAATGGTTAGAAAGCCTTTTATTACAACTATACACAGTGATTATAGGCTTGATTTTAAGGATAATTTATATAAGCAGATAGTGTATACAACTATAAATTCTCTAGCATTAAGGTTTTTTGATTATTATATAGCTATTTCTACCAATTTTAAAAAGATGCTTGTAGATAGAGGGTTTAATACAAATAAAATTTTTACAGTATATAACGGAATAGACTTTAATAACGATATTAAAATTACACCTAAGGAATTATTTTTAAAAAGTTTTGGAATAGACCCAAAGGATAAGAAAATAGTTGGAATAATGGGTAGGCTTGAAACGGTAAAAGATCAAGAGACCTTTGTTAAAGCTGCTATAAGGGTGTTAGAGACTAGAGATGATGTAATTTTTTTAATAGCTGGTTCAGGACCAGAAGAAAAAAGACTCTCTCAATTAGTTAATGAACATGGACTACAGGAAAGTATCTACTTTTTAGGTTTTGTCAAAGAACCATATTCATTTTTTAATGCTATTGATATTAATGTTTTAACTTCGAAGAGCGAGAGTTTTCCATATGTTGTACTTGAAGGTGCTAGAATGAGAAAACCGATTTTATGTACTAATGTCGGAGGGTTAGGAGACTTAGTAATAGATGATGTTAATGGTTATTTGTTTCAAGTAGGAGATATTTCATCTTTAAGCAATTATATAAATTTTCTTTTGGATAATAGAAGTAGAATTGAAGAATTAGGAGAAAACCTTTATAAAAATGTTGTTGAGAGATTTTCATTAGAGAAAATGACTAATGACCATATAAAAATATATCAAGAAATTTTAGGTAGGAGGTTTTAAAATGAAAATTATCGATAGTAAAGGTAGAATTTTTGGATTAATAAATATAATTGATTTAACTGTTTTATTAATATTTGCACTTTTAGTAGTAGGAGGAGGATATAAGCTTTTTAAATCTAAACCCAATATAGTAGTAGAAGGTCAAAAAGTTTTAGTTAAGCTTGAAATAAGTAATGTAAGAAAACCTACAGTAGATGGAATAGAGGAAGGCGCATTATTATATCACTATGATAGGGGTCAAATTTTTGGTAAGATAGTCGATAAAAAAGTTGAGAGCTACAAAAAAGCAGTACCTACAAGTGATGGTAGAATAGTTATGGCTGAGGTGCCTGGTAAATATGTTGTTAATTTAGTTGTTGAAGCAGATGCTATTATAACAGATCAAGTTATTATTATAGGTGGGGAACATACAAGAATAGGAACTCAATTTAGATTAAAAAATAAAAACATTGCTGTTTTTGCTACTGTGTTAGGGGTTGAAACTAAAGTAGATTAGTAGGAGATGATATTGTGTATGCTAGCTACACATTTACTGTTTTATCTAAAGTTTGGGAAAAAGTTAATAACTTTTATGAATATAGTTTGTTAAACAAAATTCATATAAAGATTAAAGGTACTTTTAAGAGGTTATCAAGAGGTTCTTTATTAGTAGCTTTTTTAACGCATGAAAGTACAATATTAGAAAGCAGTTTTTTATGCAGACTATATTATACAATTGTTGATATAATTAATAATTTACTTAGAAAACTTAATATCTTTTTTACTAAAAGTTTTGAAAAAAGTTTTATTTATAGGGTGCTTGCAAAAATTTGCAGTAAGTGTTTTAAAAACTTAAATCTAGATTTACAAATTATAATTAAAAATAGCTATTTTATTAGAATTATTACTTATATATTTACTTTAGATGAAGATAATGGAGGGGAAAAATGGTGGTAAAAGCATTGGCCGGGCTTATTGCTATATTGCTATCAATAATTGATATAAAAATTGGAATAGGCCTAGCCATTTTTATATTACCTTTTGTACCTAAAGCTTATTCACTGGTATATTTAATATGTTTATTTATGGTCTTTATATTCAGACAAATATTTATAGTTAAGCGAGATTTGAAAAAAAGTGTATTAGGTGCGTTTATTTTTGCTTTAGCACTTGCAATGTTAATATCTACCTTAACTTCTTATAATCCAGAGGGTAGCTTTAGAGATTTAGTGATACATTTTAGCTCTTTAGGGTTTCTTATTGTAGTAGTTAATAGTATTGAAAATAAAAAGCAATTAAATTCTATTTTAACTTTATTTGTCTTTACTACTGTTTTAGTAGCTATATATGGTTTGTATCAATATAAAACTGGTATTAAGCTAGATAGAGCATGGGTTGATGTTTCTATTAATCCTGATATAAATACAAGAGTATTTTCAGTTTTTGGTAATCCTAATATATTAGCAGAGTATCTAATAATGTCAATTCCTATTTCAATATCTTTATTTTGGTTTACAAAAAAGCTTTTGAAAAAATTGATTTTTTTATTGAGTAGTTTGATTCTAATTGGAACATTGATATTAACATTTTCTAGAGGTGGATGGCTAGGATTTGCTTTTGGTTTATTGATATTTGTTGTTTTAGTAGAAAAAAGATTATTATTATCATTAATACCTGCTGGAGTTTTGGCAATTTTTATAATGCCATCTTCTGTAATTCATAGGATTACAACTATTGGGAATTTAAGTGATTCATCAAATGCTTATAGAATAAAGGTATGGACAATAACATTAGATATTATTAGAGATAATTGGATGACTGGAGTTGGTTTTGGTTATATTCCTTTTAGAGAGACATTTGTAAAATATATAAGGACTATGAATGTATATCATGCTCATAATATGTATCTTGAAACCTTAGCTGAAATGGGGATAGGCGGATTTGTCTTATTTATATTATTCATTTTTATAATTTACAAATATGCTATAATAACTTTGATGAAAAATAATGATAGATATTTAAAGACTATAACTGCAGGTGCATTGGCAGGCCTATCATCTGTTTTATTTCATGGTTTATTTGAAAATGTATTGTATTTACCAAGAATAATAATAACATTTTGGACGTTAATATCTTTTATATTGGTTGCTGTTAGATTGTCTAAGGATGAAAGAAAAAAGACAAATCTTGACAATATAGATAAGGGAGTATATCTATGAAAAAGAGAAAAAGGGTTTTGATTTCTGGATATTATGGGTTTAATAATAGTGGAGATGATGCAATTTTAAAAGCTATTGTTAAAGAATTTAAGTGTACTAGTAAGAATATTGATATTGTTGTATTATCAAAGAATCCATCAAGCACACAAAAAATTTATGATGTAAAGGCAATAAATAGATTTAATATAATTGATATGCTTTTAGAGATGCGTAATATTGATATGTTGATTAGTGGTGGTGGCAGTTTATTACAAGATGTTACAAGTACTAGGTCTATAATTTACTATCTATTTATTATTTTTTTAGCAAAATTATTCAAAAAGCCTGTAATGATCTATGCTAATGGTATTGGACCAATAAATAAAAGGTTGAACAGGCTGCTGACTAGAATTATACTAAATAAAGTGGATATGATAACTTTAAGAGACTCTAAT encodes:
- a CDS encoding CopG family ribbon-helix-helix protein, coding for MAETKRIMISLPNSLLEEIDGIISIEKKNRSEFIREAMRLYIRERKKMEIREKLKSGYMEMSHINLNLAEVGFEEDVRELFNYEAKLTGSE
- a CDS encoding DUF4330 domain-containing protein, which codes for MKIIDSKGRIFGLINIIDLTVLLIFALLVVGGGYKLFKSKPNIVVEGQKVLVKLEISNVRKPTVDGIEEGALLYHYDRGQIFGKIVDKKVESYKKAVPTSDGRIVMAEVPGKYVVNLVVEADAIITDQVIIIGGEHTRIGTQFRLKNKNIAVFATVLGVETKVD
- the alr gene encoding alanine racemase: MSSLTNIRPVWAEINLDNLAHNIREVKRVVKEGTLITAVVKADAYGHGAIKVAETFLNNGADRLAVATLSEAMELRNSGFEVPILILGYTPEYQFEKVIDYDITQTIYTYEHAIAFSKAAEKLGKTGIIHIKIDTGMSRLGFQVKDNTIKQISEICKLPHIQVEGIFTHFAVADGKDKTFTREQFNKFQKLIEELEDIGIKIPIKHVSNSAAIIDLPEYNLDMVRAGIMLYGLYPSDDVNKSNVQLKPAMTLKAKISNLKTVPKGTGISYGLTYVTENESKIGTLPIGYADGFTRILTGKAEVVVKDKKVKVIGRICMDQCMIDLTEVDDVNIGDEVVLFGDGINSLHIDEVARKLGTINYEIICMVSRRVPRVYLKNGEIVEVIDYLL
- a CDS encoding outer membrane lipoprotein-sorting protein, translated to MRRIVLLLLSIVLFLTACSEMTDEEIFYQIQKKYNRMESYSCVAKIIINGGKEPKKYKAKQIFKRPNKYIIQIIEPEESKGITTIYNGEQAWIYHPQIEQSILIRDYKDSPNENMFVGYFLKNLNTTEMANLESEKIDNNDYLIITTMIPGNNKYRMYQKLWVDKKTYLPYKLYILDKDKNITTEIYYSDFLYNFDIKDEKFEVYALKN
- a CDS encoding type II toxin-antitoxin system PemK/MazF family toxin codes for the protein MIVKRGDIYYADLSPVIGSEQGGVRPVLVIQNDIGNKYSPTVIVAAITSQINKAKLPTHIEISATDFGLPKDSVVLLEQIRTIDKKRLREKVGFFDEDMMERVNECLKISLGLIDF
- a CDS encoding O-antigen ligase, which gives rise to MVVKALAGLIAILLSIIDIKIGIGLAIFILPFVPKAYSLVYLICLFMVFIFRQIFIVKRDLKKSVLGAFIFALALAMLISTLTSYNPEGSFRDLVIHFSSLGFLIVVVNSIENKKQLNSILTLFVFTTVLVAIYGLYQYKTGIKLDRAWVDVSINPDINTRVFSVFGNPNILAEYLIMSIPISISLFWFTKKLLKKLIFLLSSLILIGTLILTFSRGGWLGFAFGLLIFVVLVEKRLLLSLIPAGVLAIFIMPSSVIHRITTIGNLSDSSNAYRIKVWTITLDIIRDNWMTGVGFGYIPFRETFVKYIRTMNVYHAHNMYLETLAEMGIGGFVLFILFIFIIYKYAIITLMKNNDRYLKTITAGALAGLSSVLFHGLFENVLYLPRIIITFWTLISFILVAVRLSKDERKKTNLDNIDKGVYL
- a CDS encoding glycosyltransferase family 4 protein; translated protein: MKVLHLISGGDTGGAKTHVLSLVKELNKKIDVKLICFLEDEFYYEGKSLGIDIEVFKQKKRYDLSVIKRLRDIIINYDYDIIHCHGARANFVGMILKKMVRKPFITTIHSDYRLDFKDNLYKQIVYTTINSLALRFFDYYIAISTNFKKMLVDRGFNTNKIFTVYNGIDFNNDIKITPKELFLKSFGIDPKDKKIVGIMGRLETVKDQETFVKAAIRVLETRDDVIFLIAGSGPEEKRLSQLVNEHGLQESIYFLGFVKEPYSFFNAIDINVLTSKSESFPYVVLEGARMRKPILCTNVGGLGDLVIDDVNGYLFQVGDISSLSNYINFLLDNRSRIEELGENLYKNVVERFSLEKMTNDHIKIYQEILGRRF